The following are encoded together in the Lathyrus oleraceus cultivar Zhongwan6 chromosome 3, CAAS_Psat_ZW6_1.0, whole genome shotgun sequence genome:
- the LOC127132057 gene encoding protein CURVATURE THYLAKOID 1B, chloroplastic produces MASSTSSSTLSISSSSTLIDAKPPCRQSTSPQCVSLPTLPPPPMQSQTRPWKTTTFCRKIARNVMSMASSTTTETATAPVDPVAASAEQLSVSDSPEFLKTIQETWEKVEDKYAVSTIAVAGAVALWGSAGVISAIDRLPLVPGVLEVVGIGYTGWFAYKNIIFKPDREVLVRKIKGTVKEITGIDI; encoded by the exons ATGGCTTCTTCAACCTCATCCTCCACTCTTTCAATTTCCTCTTCATCCACCCTTATTGATGCCAAACCTCCTTGCAGACAATCTACATCTCCACAATGTGTGAGCCTTCCGACTCTTCCTCCTCCACCTATGCAGTCTCAAACTCGTCCATGGAAAACCACAACATTCT GTCGAAAGATTGCTCGCAACGTTATGTCGATGGCTTCGAGTACCACAACAGAAACAGCCACTGCACCAGTTGATCCGGTTGCAGCCTCAGCTGAGCAGCTCAGTGTTAGCGATTCTCCAGAATTTCTCAAGACTATTCAAGAAACA TGGGAGAAAGTTGAAGACAAATATGCAGTGAGTACAATAGCTGTAGCTGGTGCAGTTGCATTATGGGGCTCAGCTGGTGTGATCTCA GCAATTGATAGGCTTCCTTTAGTTCCTGGAGTTCTTGAAGTTGTAGGCATTGGTTACACTGGG TGGTTTGCATATAAGAACATAATTTTCAAGCCAGACAG GGAAGTTTTGGTACGGAAAATAAAAGGAACTGTTAAAGAAATTACTGGGATCGACATCTAA